From the genome of Spinacia oleracea cultivar Varoflay chromosome 2, BTI_SOV_V1, whole genome shotgun sequence, one region includes:
- the LOC110779499 gene encoding transcription factor HEC1-like encodes MDIDLLKSTSDEQIEMMLMTMHMGKATASGNSGGGSPPYADTSAMMSFNGVPQHFNSPTFFNTPQTTISFTTNNNSNNNNSNNNSVPNLLPSYRDENGASIPQKQTSMAAMREMIFRIAAMQPIYIDPEAVKPPKRRNVRISKDPQSVAARHRRERISEKIRILQRLVPGGTKMDTASMLDEAIHYVKFLKGQVQSLERVAINNHHHRPGGGGQPQPPVSATGIGFPVPVSGGGGGGYSYHPLHMNAAPHNVQQFSDSDA; translated from the coding sequence ATGGACATTGACCTATTAAAGTCTACATCAGATGAGCAAATCGAGATGATGTTGATGACGATGCACATGGGCAAGGCTACCGCCTCCGGTAACAGCGGAGGCGGTAGTCCGCCCTACGCCGACACGAGTGCAATGATGTCGTTTAATGGGGTGCCTCAACATTTTAACTCACCAACATTCTTCAATACTCCACAAACTACTATATCCTttaccaccaacaacaacagcaacaacaataaCAGTAACAATAATAGTGTACCTAATTTGTTACCTTCATATAGGGATGAAAATGGAGCTTCCATTCCACAGAAGCAAACATCAATGGCAGCAATGAGAGAGATGATATTCAGGATAGCAGCAATGCAACCCATCTACATCGACCCGGAAGCAGTGAAGCCACCGAAGAGGCGGAACGTTAGGATTTCCAAGGACCCGCAGAGTGTTGCAGCCCGCCATAGGAGAGAGAGGATCAGTGAGAAGATAAGGATCCTGCAAAGACTTGTCCCAGGAGGTACAAAGATGGATACTGCTTCCATGTTAGATGAAGCTATCCACTATGTTAAATTCTTGAAGGGTCAGGTGCAGTCCCTCGAAAGAGTCGCTAtcaacaaccaccaccaccgccctGGTGGTGGAGGTCAACCACAACCACCGGTATCAGCAACCGGGATTGGTTTTCCTGTGCCCGTGTccggtggcggtggtggtggatATTCTTATCATCCACTGCATATGAATGCTGCACCACACAATGTCCAACAGTTTTCAGATTCAGATGCATGA